A single Nitrospirota bacterium DNA region contains:
- a CDS encoding bifunctional adenosylcobinamide kinase/adenosylcobinamide-phosphate guanylyltransferase: MVGGASSGKSSVALALAGGKGRKAFVATGQPLDGEMAERISRHRRSRGPEWETSEVPVDLASWFEKHGADYRVVVLDCLTLWLSNLRERGVSEKQVPSLVAALLAAIRGASARVLLVSNELGLGLVPLEAETRRFRDLAGQVNQLVAREADEVHVVLSGIPLRIK, from the coding sequence GTGGTCGGCGGCGCTTCCTCCGGGAAGAGCAGCGTGGCGCTGGCGCTCGCGGGGGGCAAGGGGAGGAAGGCCTTCGTCGCGACGGGCCAGCCGTTGGACGGGGAAATGGCGGAACGGATCAGCCGGCACCGACGGTCGCGTGGACCTGAATGGGAGACGTCCGAGGTCCCGGTGGACCTGGCCAGTTGGTTCGAGAAGCACGGAGCCGACTACCGGGTCGTCGTGCTGGACTGTCTCACCCTCTGGCTGAGCAATCTGCGGGAGCGGGGCGTGTCCGAGAAGCAGGTCCCGTCGCTGGTCGCGGCGTTACTGGCGGCGATCCGCGGCGCCTCTGCGAGGGTTCTGCTGGTCAGCAACGAGCTCGGTCTGGGGCTGGTCCCGCTGGAAGCGGAAACCCGCCGGTTTCGAGATCTTGCCGGGCAGGTCAATCAACTGGTTGCCCGGGAGGCGGACGAAGTCCACGTCGTGCTGAGCGGGATTCCGCTCCGGATCAAGTAG
- a CDS encoding cobyric acid synthase: protein MAAKTLMIQGTGSHVGKSVLVTALCRLFLRRGLRVAPFKAQNMSNNSFVTPDGREIGRAQAVQAAACRLAPRTEFNPVLIKPEGGLRAQLVVNGAVAGALTAEDFGRVKRDWFQSVREAFARLAAEFDLVVLEGAGSPAEINLREHDIVNMRMAREARAPVILVGDIDRGGVLAALVGTMELLEPEERRLVKGFLVNKFRGSRDLLAPGIREVEKRIGVPCLGVIPHWGDLQVPQEDSLGWEDQSTCLMRHPSRVTRHDLLAIGVADVPAISNFTDFEALAQEPDVVLVRLKGETGQRLDALIFPGTKSTAEAVAFVKARGLDLVARRVLAEGGTVLGLCGGYQLLGMKIRDPHRVESREREVTGLGLLDVMTGFARKKVLIQVVGVHRESGCPVEGYQIHMGRTKVGPGVTPFLDLQKPDRSRRWAEGAVSPDGRVIGTYVHGLFDQPSFRRTFLNRLRAARGWAPLDPSPGLSTDQAIDRLADFVAEHVGLAAVEAIVERGVEAVTRDR from the coding sequence ATGGCTGCCAAGACGCTCATGATTCAAGGTACCGGCTCCCACGTGGGCAAGTCGGTGCTCGTGACGGCGCTCTGCCGCCTGTTTCTCCGCCGCGGGCTCCGGGTGGCGCCTTTCAAGGCGCAGAACATGTCGAACAACTCGTTCGTCACGCCGGACGGGAGGGAGATCGGTCGTGCCCAGGCGGTCCAGGCCGCGGCCTGCCGGCTGGCCCCACGGACGGAGTTCAACCCGGTGCTGATCAAGCCTGAGGGAGGGCTGCGGGCGCAGCTGGTCGTGAACGGAGCGGTGGCCGGAGCCCTGACGGCCGAGGACTTCGGACGCGTCAAGCGGGACTGGTTCCAGTCCGTCCGCGAGGCCTTCGCCCGTCTCGCGGCCGAGTTCGATCTGGTGGTGCTGGAAGGGGCCGGGAGTCCGGCCGAGATCAACCTGCGCGAGCACGACATCGTGAACATGCGGATGGCACGGGAGGCACGGGCGCCGGTGATCCTGGTCGGGGACATTGATCGCGGGGGCGTTCTCGCGGCTCTGGTCGGGACCATGGAGCTGCTGGAGCCGGAGGAGCGGCGTCTGGTCAAGGGCTTTCTCGTCAACAAGTTTCGCGGAAGCAGAGACCTGCTCGCTCCCGGCATCAGGGAAGTTGAGAAGCGGATCGGCGTCCCCTGCCTCGGCGTGATCCCCCATTGGGGAGACCTTCAAGTCCCCCAGGAGGATTCGCTGGGCTGGGAGGATCAGAGCACATGTCTCATGCGTCACCCGTCACGCGTCACCCGTCACGACCTCTTGGCGATCGGCGTGGCGGACGTACCGGCCATCTCCAACTTCACCGACTTCGAAGCCCTGGCCCAGGAGCCGGACGTGGTGCTGGTCCGGCTGAAGGGCGAGACGGGACAGAGGCTCGACGCTCTGATCTTCCCCGGAACCAAGTCCACCGCCGAAGCGGTGGCGTTCGTCAAGGCGCGCGGGCTGGATCTGGTCGCCAGGCGGGTGCTGGCCGAGGGCGGCACCGTCCTCGGGCTCTGCGGCGGGTACCAGCTTTTGGGCATGAAGATTCGGGACCCGCACAGGGTCGAATCGCGTGAGCGGGAGGTGACGGGGTTGGGGCTGCTGGACGTGATGACCGGTTTCGCCCGAAAAAAGGTGCTGATCCAGGTCGTCGGCGTCCATCGGGAGAGCGGCTGTCCCGTCGAGGGCTACCAGATCCACATGGGCCGGACGAAGGTCGGACCTGGCGTGACCCCCTTCCTGGACCTTCAGAAGCCGGACCGGTCGCGGAGATGGGCCGAGGGGGCCGTGTCCCCCGACGGGCGGGTCATCGGGACCTATGTCCACGGGCTGTTCGACCAGCCGTCCTTCAGGCGCACGTTTCTCAACCGGCTGCGGGCGGCGCGCGGCTGGGCTCCGCTCGATCCTTCGCCCGGGCTGTCAACCGACCAGGCGATCGACCGGCTGGCCGATTTTGTGGCCGAGCACGTGGGTCTTGCGGCGGTCGAAGCCATCGTCGAGCGGGGCGTGGAAGCCGTGACACGTGACAGGTGA
- a CDS encoding cob(I)yrinic acid a,c-diamide adenosyltransferase: MRITKVYTRTGDAGKTRLAGGQQVWKDSLRVEAYGTVDELNASVGLVRVFNADLADSPARDRLEGQLRWVQNKLFDAGGILATAPGQGFKNMPQVTAADVTALEKLIDECQKDLAPLKEFILPGGGKVPGLLHQARTVCRRAERVCVRLAREETVNPLILKFLNRLSDALFVLARWVGSMNGEPEFLWERNVKK, from the coding sequence ATGCGCATCACCAAAGTCTATACGCGGACGGGCGACGCGGGAAAGACGCGGCTGGCCGGCGGCCAGCAGGTCTGGAAAGACAGTCTGCGCGTGGAGGCCTATGGCACGGTGGATGAGCTGAACGCCTCGGTCGGGCTCGTGCGGGTGTTCAACGCCGACCTGGCCGACTCTCCGGCCAGGGACCGGCTGGAAGGACAGCTCCGGTGGGTCCAGAACAAACTGTTCGACGCGGGCGGCATCCTGGCGACGGCGCCGGGGCAGGGCTTCAAGAACATGCCTCAGGTGACCGCGGCGGACGTGACGGCCCTCGAAAAGCTGATTGACGAGTGTCAGAAGGACCTGGCTCCGCTCAAAGAGTTCATCCTGCCGGGCGGCGGCAAGGTGCCGGGCCTGCTCCATCAGGCCCGGACGGTCTGTCGCCGCGCGGAGCGGGTCTGCGTCCGGCTGGCCCGGGAGGAGACGGTGAACCCCCTCATCCTCAAGTTTCTCAACCGGCTCAGCGATGCCCTGTTCGTCCTGGCCCGCTGGGTCGGCAGCATGAACGGGGAGCCGGAGTTTCTCTGGGAACGGAACGTCAAAAAGTGA
- the bluB gene encoding 5,6-dimethylbenzimidazole synthase — protein sequence MSLPEPIPVPDNGRFSDRERAAVYRAIFERRDVRRNFLPTPIADVVLAKLLTAAHHAGSVGFMQPWNFVVVRNPATKRAVKDLFRRANGTAKKHYKGARGDLYGRLKLEGIEEAPINLCVTCTRQRGGPHVLGRDTVPDTDLYSTCCAIQNLWLAARAEGIGVGWVSILDYGALKRTLGIPRPVKVVAYLCLGYVEQFSPSPDLELAGWRRRLPLDQLVHHEQWGRNKYGINENAE from the coding sequence GTGAGCCTGCCTGAGCCGATCCCTGTCCCGGACAACGGAAGATTCTCCGATCGGGAGCGGGCCGCCGTCTATCGGGCGATCTTCGAGCGCCGGGATGTCCGACGGAACTTCCTGCCGACCCCGATCGCGGACGTCGTGCTCGCGAAGTTGTTGACCGCCGCTCACCATGCTGGGTCGGTGGGGTTCATGCAGCCCTGGAACTTCGTGGTCGTCCGCAATCCGGCGACGAAACGGGCGGTGAAGGACCTGTTCCGGCGGGCCAACGGAACCGCGAAGAAACACTACAAAGGCGCGCGCGGGGACCTGTATGGCCGACTGAAGCTGGAAGGAATCGAAGAAGCGCCGATCAACCTCTGCGTGACCTGCACGAGACAGCGGGGCGGGCCCCACGTTCTGGGGCGCGACACGGTGCCGGACACCGACCTCTACAGCACCTGCTGCGCCATCCAAAACCTCTGGCTGGCCGCGCGGGCGGAGGGGATCGGCGTGGGGTGGGTGAGCATCCTGGATTACGGGGCGCTGAAGCGGACGTTGGGCATTCCCAGGCCGGTCAAGGTGGTCGCCTACCTTTGCCTCGGGTACGTGGAACAGTTTTCCCCAAGCCCCGACCTGGAGTTGGCCGGCTGGCGGCGACGGCTGCCGCTCGACCAGCTCGTCCACCATGAGCAATGGGGACGGAATAAATACGGAATAAATGAGAACGCTGAATGA
- a CDS encoding cysteine-rich CWC family protein: MEKRCGNCGQAFSCSQAGGCWCGTIKLDRSQLAWIKQHFENCLCPDCLGAVAAGRLGRKGTPS, encoded by the coding sequence ATGGAGAAACGATGCGGCAACTGCGGGCAGGCGTTTTCCTGCTCCCAAGCCGGCGGGTGCTGGTGCGGCACGATCAAGCTGGATCGGTCGCAGCTTGCCTGGATCAAGCAGCATTTCGAGAACTGCCTCTGCCCCGATTGTCTGGGGGCCGTCGCTGCGGGCAGGCTCGGCAGGAAGGGGACGCCGTCGTGA
- the cobO gene encoding cob(I)yrinic acid a,c-diamide adenosyltransferase: MADQADHKARMQRLKASVDRRIAAAQEEKGLLIVYTGAGKGKTTAALGMVLRCLGHGMKVAIVQFIKGAIDTAEARALTRFGDQVLFLRMGEGYTWETQDRERDTEFAQKAWAAAAGFLRDPAYAMVVLDEFNIALHHGYVQLADVLPVLRARPPMQHVVITGRSAKQELIEEADLVTEMGQVKHPFRKGVKAQKGVEF; the protein is encoded by the coding sequence ATGGCTGATCAAGCCGACCACAAGGCCAGGATGCAGCGGCTCAAGGCCTCGGTGGACCGGCGGATTGCCGCCGCGCAGGAGGAGAAGGGCCTGCTGATCGTCTACACCGGCGCCGGCAAGGGGAAGACGACGGCGGCGCTCGGCATGGTGCTGCGCTGCCTGGGCCACGGGATGAAGGTGGCGATCGTCCAGTTCATCAAGGGCGCGATCGACACGGCGGAGGCGCGGGCGCTCACACGCTTCGGCGACCAGGTCCTCTTCCTGCGCATGGGGGAAGGCTACACCTGGGAGACCCAGGACCGGGAGCGGGACACGGAGTTCGCGCAGAAGGCCTGGGCGGCCGCGGCCGGCTTCCTCCGCGATCCGGCCTATGCGATGGTCGTCCTCGACGAGTTCAACATCGCCCTGCACCACGGATACGTCCAGTTGGCGGACGTGCTGCCGGTCTTGCGGGCCAGGCCCCCGATGCAGCACGTGGTGATCACCGGGCGCAGCGCCAAGCAGGAGCTGATCGAAGAGGCGGATCTGGTCACCGAGATGGGACAGGTCAAGCATCCGTTCAGGAAAGGCGTCAAGGCCCAGAAGGGAGTCGAGTTCTGA
- a CDS encoding cobyrinate a,c-diamide synthase yields the protein MKRPRLVVAGTQSGIGKTTVTLALLAAFTARGRCVQPFKAGPDYIDPGHHTVATGRPSRNLDGWMLGPAANREIFLRASADADLSIIEGVMGLFDGSSPTAETGSTAELAKQLGAPVLLVIDGGAMARSAAAMASGYARFDPALKVAGVLFNRVGSEGHYRLLKEAVEAETDLAVVGYLKPDPALTIGDRHLGLVTAIEQGTRELYERLGRAASETVDLDRVEALARSASEDVKGETLDVRGEECGSPLTSHGRVRVGVAYDPAFCFYYPENLELLEQAGAELVRFSPMGDEALPDAELLYFGGGYPELFGERLAANVRMKRAVRAHAEAGGAIYAECGGLMYLTQAIKDFEGRTHEMVGLFAAETVMRKPGLTLGYRLVQVTKPCLLGPAGTEARGHEFHYSTLVPLGPLDYACSVTDARGLERAPDGLVAGNVLALYAHLHFASRPDLAGVLVETARKGRADRPASRESFHG from the coding sequence ATGAAGAGGCCCCGGCTCGTCGTCGCCGGCACCCAGAGCGGGATCGGGAAGACCACGGTCACGCTCGCGCTGCTGGCGGCCTTCACGGCCAGGGGCCGGTGCGTCCAGCCGTTCAAGGCCGGGCCGGATTACATCGACCCGGGCCACCACACGGTCGCGACCGGGCGGCCCTCGCGCAACCTGGACGGTTGGATGCTGGGGCCGGCCGCCAACCGGGAGATCTTCCTGCGGGCTTCGGCCGACGCGGATCTCTCGATCATCGAAGGCGTGATGGGGCTGTTCGACGGCAGCTCCCCGACCGCCGAGACCGGCAGCACGGCGGAGCTGGCCAAGCAGCTCGGCGCGCCGGTGCTGCTCGTGATTGACGGCGGTGCCATGGCCCGCTCGGCGGCGGCCATGGCCTCCGGCTATGCCCGGTTCGACCCGGCGCTCAAGGTGGCCGGAGTCCTCTTCAACCGGGTGGGGAGCGAGGGCCATTACCGACTACTCAAGGAGGCGGTCGAGGCGGAGACCGACCTGGCCGTAGTGGGCTACCTCAAGCCCGATCCGGCCCTGACCATCGGGGATCGCCATCTGGGGCTCGTGACGGCGATCGAACAGGGGACGAGGGAGCTCTACGAGCGGCTGGGACGTGCGGCGAGCGAGACCGTGGACCTGGATCGGGTCGAAGCGCTCGCCCGCTCGGCATCTGAAGATGTAAAAGGTGAGACGTTAGACGTGAGAGGGGAGGAGTGCGGTTCACCTCTCACGTCTCACGGTCGAGTGCGGGTCGGCGTCGCTTACGATCCGGCCTTCTGCTTCTACTATCCGGAGAACCTGGAATTGCTGGAGCAGGCCGGCGCCGAGCTCGTGCGGTTCTCGCCGATGGGGGACGAGGCCCTGCCCGATGCGGAGCTTCTCTATTTCGGCGGCGGCTATCCCGAACTGTTCGGCGAGCGGTTGGCGGCCAACGTAAGGATGAAACGGGCGGTTCGAGCCCATGCCGAAGCAGGCGGGGCGATCTATGCCGAGTGCGGCGGGCTCATGTACCTGACGCAAGCCATTAAGGATTTCGAGGGCCGGACCCACGAGATGGTGGGGCTCTTCGCCGCCGAGACGGTCATGCGCAAGCCGGGGTTGACGCTGGGCTATCGCCTCGTGCAAGTGACGAAGCCCTGCCTGCTGGGGCCGGCCGGGACGGAAGCCCGCGGCCACGAGTTCCATTACTCGACGCTCGTGCCGCTCGGGCCGCTCGACTACGCCTGCTCGGTCACGGATGCCCGTGGCCTTGAGCGGGCTCCGGACGGGCTCGTTGCGGGGAACGTGCTGGCCCTGTACGCCCACCTCCACTTCGCCAGCCGGCCGGACCTGGCCGGGGTGTTGGTGGAGACGGCAAGGAAGGGCCGAGCCGACCGCCCCGCCAGCCGGGAATCGTTCCATGGCTGA
- a CDS encoding TonB-dependent receptor produces the protein MTTEEVVTSATKTPVPVSHITSAVEVITGEEMQRQKFKTVVDALRLSQGLSVLSSGGPGTEALVRIRGGSASQTLVLIDGAIVNSATTGSYNFANLTTDNIERIEILRGAQSMLWGSDAMGGVINIVTKRGAGKPTANAFVEYGSFNSIREGGQVTGKKGPVDFSMALSRWDFSGFSTVDYRLGAAERDSFRNWAGSSRLGIDLPRDGRFEFDFRWMNGSTGLDNVSPPPKDVFASKQKSNQFVFSGNYEQPITKWWNQKLTLSRSQEASLFLPGNLQRNLVTNVVNVPTGDPNETRVLANRIEWQHNVQVADPLLLTFGYQFREQQGENDTGLSNHVIASHAGFAQAQVNLWDRVFGTAGIRQDSYNVFGDATTWRVTGGYLHKETDTKFRTSYSTGFRAPSINDLFFPNFGNPNLRQEKSQSFDVGVDQWLFNKSFRLSGGYFWNRYRDLIVTTFDPVVCAPFSTFSFCPINVGSASTRGWEASFAYNYAPNLFLLKSLDLQGQYTNTMTRDLSNGRRLPRWPVDQWTLQIGYRPLTPLNFVLAGRMMGSRFNTTNDRQNVPGFAVWNWTTNYDVSDKVQAYVRVDNLFNQHYQEILNAGTPVRSIYFGVRVNTDLL, from the coding sequence GTGACGACGGAGGAGGTCGTGACGAGCGCGACGAAAACGCCGGTGCCGGTCAGCCACATCACCAGCGCCGTGGAAGTGATCACGGGCGAGGAGATGCAACGGCAGAAGTTCAAGACCGTCGTGGACGCCCTGCGTCTCTCGCAGGGCCTTTCCGTGCTGTCCAGCGGCGGGCCGGGGACCGAAGCCCTTGTGCGAATTCGAGGCGGGAGCGCCAGCCAGACCCTGGTGCTCATTGACGGGGCGATCGTGAACAGCGCGACGACCGGCAGTTACAATTTCGCCAATCTGACGACGGACAACATCGAGCGGATCGAGATCCTCCGCGGCGCCCAGAGCATGTTGTGGGGATCGGACGCGATGGGCGGCGTGATCAACATCGTTACCAAGAGAGGCGCCGGGAAGCCGACCGCGAACGCCTTCGTCGAATACGGCTCGTTCAACTCCATCCGCGAGGGGGGGCAGGTAACGGGCAAGAAAGGCCCGGTGGATTTCTCCATGGCCTTGTCACGCTGGGACTTCTCCGGCTTCTCCACGGTGGACTACCGGCTCGGGGCCGCGGAGCGGGACTCGTTCAGAAACTGGGCCGGTTCGTCGCGCCTGGGCATAGACCTGCCTCGGGACGGGCGCTTTGAATTCGACTTCCGCTGGATGAACGGTTCGACCGGACTGGACAACGTGTCCCCTCCGCCGAAGGACGTGTTCGCGTCCAAGCAGAAGAGCAACCAATTCGTGTTCAGCGGCAACTACGAGCAGCCGATCACGAAATGGTGGAACCAGAAACTCACGCTCTCACGGTCGCAGGAGGCGTCCCTTTTCCTGCCCGGCAACCTGCAGCGGAACCTCGTCACCAACGTCGTCAACGTTCCAACCGGTGATCCCAATGAGACTCGGGTGCTCGCCAACCGGATCGAATGGCAGCACAACGTGCAGGTGGCGGACCCGCTCTTGCTGACCTTCGGCTATCAGTTCCGGGAGCAGCAGGGCGAGAACGATACGGGGCTGTCGAACCACGTCATCGCGTCGCACGCAGGCTTTGCGCAGGCCCAGGTCAATCTCTGGGACCGGGTCTTCGGCACGGCGGGCATCCGGCAGGACAGCTACAACGTCTTTGGAGACGCGACCACGTGGCGTGTCACCGGCGGATATCTGCACAAGGAGACGGACACGAAGTTCCGGACAAGTTACTCCACGGGCTTCCGGGCGCCGTCGATCAACGACTTGTTTTTCCCCAACTTCGGGAATCCCAATCTTCGGCAGGAGAAGAGTCAAAGTTTCGATGTCGGGGTGGACCAGTGGCTCTTCAACAAGAGCTTCAGATTGAGCGGCGGCTATTTCTGGAACCGTTATCGGGACCTGATCGTCACCACGTTCGATCCCGTGGTCTGTGCCCCGTTCAGCACGTTCAGCTTCTGCCCGATCAATGTCGGGTCCGCCTCGACGCGGGGCTGGGAAGCGTCCTTCGCTTACAACTATGCGCCCAACCTGTTTCTCCTGAAGAGCCTCGACCTGCAGGGGCAGTACACGAACACGATGACGCGGGACTTGAGCAACGGCAGGCGCTTGCCGCGCTGGCCCGTGGACCAATGGACCCTTCAGATCGGCTACCGGCCTCTCACGCCGCTGAACTTCGTCCTGGCGGGCCGCATGATGGGCTCGCGCTTCAACACCACGAACGACCGGCAGAACGTCCCGGGCTTTGCGGTGTGGAACTGGACGACCAACTACGACGTGAGCGACAAGGTCCAGGCCTACGTCCGGGTGGACAACCTGTTCAACCAGCATTACCAGGAAATTCTCAACGCGGGGACGCCGGTGCGTTCGATCTATTTCGGCGTCCGCGTCAACACCGATTTGCTGTGA
- a CDS encoding ABC transporter ATP-binding protein, protein METRASTAAYQVDDLAFHYRRGPGRLDADGWVLKDLTFEVRSGQILGVIGPNGSGKTSLLKLLARILRPQRGTVALFGQALGTMKQEAVARTVALVPQETALAFPFTITEVVLMGRFPHHRHGGPFGGFGWDGPEDLRLAEEAMRETDVLHLAGRPVGDVSGGERQRAVIARALAQEPKVLLLDEPTAFLDLHHQVEICELLRRLNEAQGLTVVVASHDLNLAGQYCDRLMLLRDGQVVRIGSPEEVLRSEVLEPVYRCRVLVDCHPDSGLPRVTLPGRKTVTGDA, encoded by the coding sequence GTGGAGACGCGTGCTTCGACAGCCGCCTACCAAGTGGACGATCTGGCCTTTCACTATCGAAGGGGGCCGGGCCGGTTGGACGCGGACGGGTGGGTGCTGAAGGATCTGACCTTCGAAGTCCGGTCCGGCCAGATTCTCGGCGTGATCGGCCCGAACGGATCCGGAAAGACCTCGCTCCTCAAGCTGCTGGCCAGGATTCTGCGCCCGCAACGGGGGACCGTGGCGCTGTTCGGCCAGGCGCTCGGGACGATGAAGCAGGAGGCCGTGGCGCGGACCGTGGCGCTGGTGCCCCAGGAGACTGCGCTCGCGTTTCCGTTCACGATCACCGAGGTTGTGCTGATGGGGCGGTTCCCGCACCACCGGCACGGAGGGCCGTTCGGCGGATTCGGCTGGGACGGGCCGGAGGACCTCAGGTTGGCGGAGGAGGCGATGCGGGAGACCGACGTGCTGCACCTGGCTGGCCGGCCCGTCGGCGACGTGTCCGGAGGCGAGCGCCAGCGGGCCGTGATCGCTCGGGCCCTCGCGCAGGAGCCCAAGGTGCTGCTGTTGGACGAGCCGACCGCGTTCCTGGACCTGCACCATCAGGTGGAGATCTGCGAGCTGCTCCGCCGCCTCAACGAGGCGCAGGGGCTGACCGTGGTCGTGGCCTCGCACGACCTGAACCTGGCCGGCCAGTATTGCGACCGGCTGATGCTGCTGCGCGACGGGCAAGTCGTGCGGATCGGTTCCCCGGAGGAGGTGCTCCGGTCGGAGGTGCTGGAGCCGGTGTACCGGTGCCGGGTGCTGGTGGACTGTCATCCGGACTCGGGCCTGCCGCGCGTCACGTTGCCGGGTAGGAAGACCGTGACGGGTGACGCGTGA
- a CDS encoding iron ABC transporter permease, with protein sequence MGTGDWSGAPGAGTDVTAVGLASRGSVASGAVGRSSVLTPQRWGVTLLGLGLLALAIALVCLRFGAEPIGFSEMLRVLGLVVRDGEAGAESAGATGVILVQVRLPRILLALLVGGCLATVGVGLQALLRNPLADPYVLGISSGAALGAALAILLGIGTSVASLSALPLCAFLGGLGSILVVYRIASSYGHLPIHTLLLAGVILNAIFSALIMFVTSMMDPNRSFGMMSWLMGTLTAPDYPVLAVLTLYLILGAWVLFRQARSLNLLTLGEEAARALGVEVETVKRTVFFASALLTGAVVSVSGMIGFVGMVIPHAVRLVLGPDHRLLLPASALVGGAFLAAADTIARTLLAPAEMPVGVVTALAGGPVFIYLLAARKGRLSLS encoded by the coding sequence ATGGGAACGGGCGACTGGTCAGGCGCCCCCGGGGCGGGGACCGATGTGACGGCGGTCGGGCTCGCCTCCCGTGGCTCCGTGGCGAGCGGGGCGGTGGGCCGGTCTTCGGTCCTGACACCGCAACGGTGGGGCGTCACGCTGCTCGGGCTTGGCTTGCTGGCCCTGGCCATCGCGCTCGTCTGCCTGCGCTTCGGGGCCGAGCCGATCGGGTTTTCCGAGATGCTGCGGGTTCTCGGCCTCGTCGTGCGGGACGGGGAGGCCGGCGCCGAATCCGCCGGCGCGACCGGCGTGATCCTGGTGCAGGTGCGGCTGCCCCGCATCCTGCTGGCGCTCCTCGTCGGGGGCTGTCTGGCGACGGTCGGAGTCGGGCTCCAGGCCCTCCTGCGGAATCCCCTGGCCGATCCCTACGTGCTCGGCATTTCCAGCGGCGCGGCTCTGGGCGCGGCTCTGGCGATCCTGCTGGGGATCGGGACGAGCGTCGCGAGCCTCTCGGCCCTGCCGCTCTGCGCCTTCCTGGGCGGGTTGGGCTCCATCCTGGTGGTCTATCGCATCGCGTCCTCGTACGGGCACCTGCCGATCCACACGCTGCTGCTGGCCGGCGTGATCCTGAACGCCATCTTCTCCGCCCTGATCATGTTCGTGACCTCGATGATGGACCCGAACCGGTCTTTCGGCATGATGTCCTGGTTGATGGGCACCTTGACCGCGCCGGACTATCCGGTGCTGGCCGTGCTGACCCTGTACTTGATTCTGGGCGCCTGGGTGCTCTTCCGGCAGGCCCGCTCGCTCAACCTGCTGACGCTGGGGGAGGAAGCCGCGCGGGCCCTGGGAGTGGAGGTGGAGACGGTGAAGCGGACCGTCTTCTTTGCATCCGCCCTGTTGACCGGCGCGGTCGTCTCGGTCAGCGGCATGATCGGGTTCGTGGGCATGGTGATCCCCCACGCGGTGCGGCTCGTCCTGGGCCCGGATCACCGGCTGCTGCTCCCGGCCTCGGCGCTCGTCGGGGGCGCGTTCCTCGCCGCCGCCGACACGATCGCCCGGACCCTGTTGGCGCCGGCGGAGATGCCGGTCGGGGTCGTGACCGCGCTGGCCGGCGGGCCGGTGTTCATCTACCTGCTCGCGGCGCGGAAGGGTCGGCTGAGCCTGTCCTGA
- a CDS encoding cobalamin-binding protein: MKKRRQQGILTGMPFMANLAPRTFVDDLGRKIFLAKPPARVVSLAPSVTESLFAIGLDQEIVGVTEYCDYPPQARTRPKVGYARPNIEAIVALQPDLVLAPREFMRADVLGKLEQLKIPVYIIEARTIEDVPSNILTLGRMFERAPAANQVAARIRERIASVKQKTAALPRLRLLYVLNSQPLITVGPGSFIHHLIELAGGTNVAARAAVPYPRLNMEEVLKEDPQVIVFPVGSAEGISEADRQLWQRWSMLSAVRQGRLHTIPSDLLNRPGPRIVDGLDRLVRIVHPEAFEGGNSP, from the coding sequence ATGAAGAAGCGACGGCAGCAAGGCATCCTGACCGGCATGCCTTTCATGGCCAACCTGGCGCCGCGCACCTTCGTGGACGACCTGGGCCGCAAGATCTTCCTCGCCAAGCCCCCGGCCCGCGTCGTTTCCCTGGCGCCCAGCGTGACCGAGTCGCTCTTCGCGATCGGACTGGACCAGGAGATCGTGGGAGTGACCGAATATTGCGATTACCCGCCTCAGGCCAGGACTAGGCCGAAAGTCGGCTACGCCCGTCCGAACATCGAAGCCATCGTCGCGCTGCAGCCGGACCTGGTCCTGGCTCCGCGGGAGTTCATGCGCGCCGATGTCCTCGGCAAGCTGGAGCAATTGAAAATCCCGGTGTACATCATTGAGGCCAGGACCATTGAGGACGTGCCGTCGAACATCCTGACCCTCGGCCGCATGTTCGAACGGGCCCCGGCCGCCAACCAGGTTGCGGCCCGGATTCGCGAGCGGATCGCGTCGGTCAAACAGAAGACCGCGGCCCTGCCCCGACTCCGTCTGCTCTACGTGCTCAACAGCCAGCCGCTCATCACGGTGGGGCCCGGCAGCTTCATCCACCACCTGATCGAGTTGGCCGGCGGCACCAACGTGGCGGCCCGCGCCGCCGTTCCCTATCCCCGGCTCAACATGGAGGAGGTGCTCAAGGAGGATCCCCAGGTGATCGTGTTCCCCGTGGGTTCGGCTGAGGGCATCTCGGAGGCGGATCGGCAGCTCTGGCAGCGCTGGTCCATGCTGTCGGCCGTCAGGCAGGGACGCCTGCACACGATTCCGTCCGATCTCCTCAACCGTCCCGGCCCGCGGATCGTGGACGGCCTGGACCGTCTGGTCCGGATCGTCCATCCGGAAGCGTTTGAAGGGGGGAACTCTCCGTGA